The Dreissena polymorpha isolate Duluth1 chromosome 4, UMN_Dpol_1.0, whole genome shotgun sequence region CGACTATATTTAAAGgagttaaatataaataacgcTTTGTTACAATTTTAGttacaattttttatcaaaactaagaacagcggtcagtcaagggaaatgtcCATATTGACCGTTGTCGACGAGTGACCACTATTCTCGGATcaccactttttagatggttggtcagttggtagtattgctacgtcgttgcCACACCAAGTCGTTCGCACACAGTATAAAgcaaaggctcattgccgataactaagcatgattacacaaataatttctatttaataataaagaataatgtcttataaattgattttatttcgttgttgtttgttgttgtttactCGTGCATCTCGTTCATTAAGTAAATCCGACATTTCGTATTTAATTAATTGGgatgtgtttttaaataaagattgtcatatgtcattgacgtcacgtccgaacAATTAGCTATAAAAACAGATTCGCTGACATAAACCGAGAGTACGGCATAACTGTATTGTTCTAATTTTAAGTAAAAGACGCCAAAATCTTATTAAAAATATCAAGTTTGTGataaaagttgcaattcaatgtatatttttcctgAATAGACGATCACTAATCCTTTTGTCGACTTCTTATAACAACACTCGCCAGcttagttgttgtttttatccaAATCAGCGATAAAGATCTATTGACTTCGTCACGCGCTCATGCTTTGTCGTTATGAATGCAGCCGATAATTGCTACTTATAAGTTTACGTTTACGGTCACGCGTCACGTTTACATTCTTATTGTTACATGCTCCTGTTTCGTTTTTGTTCTTAATGTTCGCGACTCGAAACGACTGACGCGTGgccgttgttttcagttcaaacatgaatttcggagttaaATATACTGGCCGTCGACGGTTATGGACAGTTGATCGTTATTCTCAAGTGTTATATAGGGTGATTTTCCTTGGggggaatccagactgaccgttgtctgcaattgaccgttattctcaagtgaccgttaggtcatttttttttattgtactaGTAAAAATTATACCCTTCGATGTTTTCACAATTAAGTAAACATATTTCCCTTGTCTGCTTCAATGCATTGTGTACCATATATGACCGGGTATTTAAGTTTAGTGTTGTTTAATTTAGGCACAACTTAACATACTATTTCTTGATATTGCAGCACTTGGCATCTCTATTATATGTGAGGGATCGTCCATGTACCTCTCCTGCCCTCCCGGACAAGTCTTGTACGTTCACTCGGGTGTTTACGGCCGCACACAGGGCGCGGTAATCTGCCCTCATCAGTCCATCAAGACGACAAACTGTGTGTCTCCAAGCTCCACTGCCACAGTTGCGAATCTGTGTAACGGAAAAAATCTGTGTAGCCTCAGCGCCACAAACGGCGTATTCGGAGACCCTTGCTATGGCACATACAAATATTTAGAGGTGGAATACGCCTGCTTTTAATCACTAGGTTGTTACTTCTTGAACAAGTGTGTTGATTATGATGCTGTCCGATAACCATTGCATTAAAAAACTTACAtcatgaatataaaaatatacattttaatgtcAATTCCTTTTTAGGACACAAAATGGTATCAACAttataaaaaattgttaaaaaacctGTTGTTTGTTAATGTgaataaatgaacacatttttcATCATCGAATATTCTTCTGTTTTTGGCGATGGTTATGCGACAAaatgtataccctttattacttttattaattattttaattgccgcTCACTTTCTAGCCCTATCAGCAAGAAcatgattagcgtttatttcgtattaatattcgctctttatttcgactttactcgctacgaaatttcttagcgggatacGACAATCACAGCTCCAGCAAAAACATCgaagcgagtaaagtcgagatataaagcgtaTATTAATACGAAATTAACGCATGTCACTTTCTGACTGAAATGGCTaaaaagtgagcggcatttaaaagttaaataatactaatataaaGCTAAGTACGAAACGGCGAAAATACCTGTCtcgtcatggacgtcgccatattgactaTCACGTCATTACCCCTCAGGCAACGCTCCGACACTTAATTAGTTTAGTTGTTTACCGCGTGTAAAAGTATTACTTAACAATAATGCAAGACAAGATTGTTGATTTCTGAtcaattaataatgtttaaaactaGTTGAAAGTCAGTGAATTCAAGTCAAATATTATCTTCAATGTATATTCATGATATTTCTAACTTGACTATTCGTTTGGGTATTTATGTGGACAATGACTTGTATCTGAAACTAGGTAGGTGGTGCTTCATAATGGTCTGATTGATTCAATGCACATACTGAGAAAAATGTACAAGGTAATATTATCCAAGTAGACTTTTCTAGTAATCACGGACATGgttaataaattgttaaatacacaACAAGGTAGTTCAAGGTAGTTCAATTTTTTATATCGGTTAAGCTGAGCTCTTGTGTTGGACAATTGCTCAACCATCGATTTGAACCACTGCCCAACTGATTAGTTAGACTAAAGCTCAACCAACGAGTTGAAATAAAGATAAACTATCAAGTTGAACAACAACTGCCTTTCTGTGGTGTACCACTGTCGACAACTGTGATCGGATTGGTCTGaacaacataatttatatcaGCTCATCACAAAAACATCCGTTACGGTTTCGAAGGTTTAAGTTgactattaaacaaataaaacacaaattaaatgtgGCGTTTCAAGACGCACACagtcaaataattatgtttaaacttaaaagtgggtatgcacgatttttatatgtgttaaattgtaatttattaataaatataggttacaataacacaaaaacaggcaagaaaaattatacattgaagaagaatttcataaaatgcagcaaagacaatgcTTTTTAAATATGATTCGTGATATGAAAAAgatcatacatgtatgtacagctTTGGAATAATTCAGACAGCTGACTGAAACACAGCGATTTGACTGAGTCTGAACATGACTCCGTCTTTCTGTTAGCTTTTAGCTGTTAGCTGcgattatttgagtcgcgttctgagaaaactgggcataatgcatgtgcgtaaagacactttccgcttttatgatattttttgtttaaatgaagtctcttcttagcaaaaatccaatttatgcggaaagtgtcgtccctgattagcctgtgcgaactgcacaggctaatctgggacgacactttacgcacatgcattatgcccagttttctcagaacgcgattatTTGAACGCCCATCTTATAGGTCGCCCTTACAAAAGATCTaccaataaacatatttattatagaGTCTTGCACTAACGTTGCTATCAACTACatgcatcatttatcaaatgtTGGGGAACATGACAGAGAATCCAAATTGTGTTTCTCAtagcgtgtcaaacgttgcaaaattaaatgtttcgatatttatatggtattacaattttatatatgtaagccaaaatatgtgttattattatatatatatttttgttgtataatttttaaaatacgtGTGAGTTCTGAACGTTCATATTTGTGTGCAATGTTTccatgtttgttgtaaaatattcatattttatttgcatcatgggataatttttaaaagagtatGACTGAAAAGTCGAGATGGCTTTTGCGGTTGGcctttgcaacgtttgacacgctaTAGTTTTTTTAGTTGGTCTACTTTTAAGTATGGCGATATTCTGGTTTGTTTTCAATACGGATGGTACAATATGTATATTGGAATTTAGAAGTATTAAATACGCCCATGTGTTCGACGCATATAAGTTCAAACTTATCCGTTTGAGACCTTATGAAAAAATTCTAATTACGACTGAGATTGTGTGTTGGGAAAATGGCTTAGTAGATTTATATCAGAAGATGTGATTATGTCACAGaggatttatttatttgtttttaaggaATGACATAAAAAAGAACACTActatgttcatttaaaaaaatttacGCTTTGTTTTATTAGGATTGGGATTTGTTGTTGACACTATACAAAGCGAAAATTAAAAGGCCTGCATTCACGTGTAAAAGTTGTTTCCGACTTCCTGACCAATAAAATTCTTTCTATTTTGAAGTAAGTTGTTCTATGTACATCTGCTAATTAAGTTTTGATTATAGGAACCTCATATCGCCCCCTTAGTGCAAAACGgtaccatatgacattgaaactatagaaggcacatggtaccctTTTGCTCCGATGGGGCGTTATGAATGTCAAAACAATTAGCTGCTTTCTGCTTTGTACAATGAAACATTTAAGTCTGCATAATatgagaaaattaaatttaatttgtctTTCGTTCATGGACAGTTGCTTCCATCATTTAATATGTAAGTGTCATGATATATGTgaacaacatttgtttttttattcttattaagTTATGTTGCGCTTTTAACGTTGTGCGCTTAATTGAAAACAAAGTTACAGATTCAAAATGTATGCAATACTGTTCAATGCCTTCAGTCTATGTAGGAGGCACGGGACCGGAGATTGCAAGGTTTCTTTGTCTTGACATAATAGTTTTAATTTGAGTGTTGAAGATTACGGGAGTCGTTTTGCTCTCCGGTTTACTCTAGCGTCTAAAATATACAATGTGGTCGTTTTTCACAAAAATTAGTATAATGTTATAACCAATTGAAATTCAACTGAATAAATGCATTTCCAAAATCTGTTTGCAAATATTTCTTTGCTTGTCCTGGGCACAACATACTCAAGCTCAATCTAGAGCACGTTACAGCAGTGAAGATTCCTTCAGACGCCGCCTGTCGCTATATGTGGCAAGTTGTAACAGACTTTTTCTAGACAACCTAAGTGGAGTAAGAATCATAACTGTACCAATTTCTGACAGatatgaaaatatttgaagtcTGAATGCTGTAGGCTGAAAATGTTGGCATGCTTTATTGTACAAGTTTGCGTCTGCAGACAGGTTACAGATAGTCGAATATCCGTGGTCAATCCATTGTAGTACTGACACCATCTTTTGAATCGTTGACTTTTGTAGTTATATCAGCAATTTTGAAGAGAATGAATGCTGTGTCTACCAATTTGGAACTGGGAGCCTCATAAAAAGAGGAAAATATAAAAGTTCCCATTGGGTGCgttataattattgttaacaacacaagGTAAGTTATATCCTCAAGTGGAAACTATAAACTTTATGAACTAATTTATTAATCAAAGGCAAAACATGAGCAATGTTTCCCTTCATGTGCTTTCATAACAGTTCTACAATCTTCATTCGTAGAAGACTTTCACACCAGCGTAGAAAGTTCTTTTCCATTCTCCTGTTTTTCGCCAGATGGAATAGGCGACGAATGTTCAAACACTGGAAGTCCAGCTATGCCACGTGATCGTTCAACTCGCCAATGGTAAACGTTCTGAAATTCAACGTAAAAATGGAAAAGGTAAATTGATACTAACTGTTGAAGTTTaagtaaaaacaagagctgtcagaagacagccaCTCGaattttcgagtgcttgacagaatgacgtaagccatcatggggaaattgttcatattcaataaggtcaaggtgcATCATAATATAGtaatattctaactggaagaggaccataattgaa contains the following coding sequences:
- the LOC127879361 gene encoding L-rhamnose-binding lectin CSL3-like, yielding MVSYMTCLLVIVACCAHSALGISIICEGSSMYLSCPPGQVLYVHSGVYGRTQGAVICPHQSIKTTNCVSPSSTATVANLCNGKNLCSLSATNGVFGDPCYGTYKYLEVEYACF